Within the Aspergillus luchuensis IFO 4308 DNA, chromosome 5, nearly complete sequence genome, the region CACGTAGGCGGCATCCCTCTCGTTCCTCTTGGCACCAATGGCATCCAACTCATCAATGAAGATGATAGCGGGGGACTTGCTGCGGGCTTGAGTGAACAATTCACGAACGCGCTTGGCGCCGACACCCACGTAGACCTCATCGAATTCAGAGCCAGACATGTAGAAGAAAGGAACACCAGCCTCTCCTGCGACAGCACGAGCCAGCAAAGTCTTTCCGGTACCAGGAGGACCAACCAGGAGAACACCCTTGGGCAGCTTGCCACCAAGCGAGGAGAAGCGATCGGGGTTAGTGAGGAATTCGACGAGTTCTTGAAGTTCTTCCTTGGCTTCATCGCAACCATGCACATCACTGAAACGGACAgtctgctgctgaggctgagcCTCGCTGTTCTGCGGGCCCCTGATGTTCTTCAGGGCACCAGTCGTTTCAACCAAGATTGTGATCATAACCAGAGACAGATaagcgaagaaggcgaagtaGAACAGGAACTTGACCCATCTGAAGACCGCACTTCCGGTTGactcctccacaaccacGTGCAGAGGATCTTCCTTGTTTCCAGTGCCAGTCTGCTTGACTGCTGAACCGTAGTGGGTAGAAGAACCGAATTGTCCACCGTGAAACTGGGTTGCGACGGCCTGGCCGATGGCTTGCAGCCGCTCGGGGCTGACGGCCTGGCCGGAAGCAGGGACCGCTACCGCAGAGTCCACGCCGCCAACGCGTTGCAGGGCTTTCATGTAGAGTTCGTCCGTAGCCGCATTCGTGGCAAAATGACCGCTTTTGTACCGTTCAACGACAATGGCAGGGTGGTTTGCGCGGAGGAGGGCCTGGTAGAAAGCATTCTGAGCGTTTGCGCTGCtagggttgttgttggcagtcttctccttctgcgccAACAGATTGTGAGAAGAACCACCAAACAGAAAACGCTGTTGCTGTAACCGGGAGAGAACTTGTACTTGGGGGGCGTGGCGAAGACGGTTGACGGACATGGATATCGTGGAGTAGGAACGAGCAGAGGGAGAGGCAAGATGACGGGTAGCAAGAGACGGCGAAGTCCACATTGTGGTCCCTGGAACGAAGTCAAGTTAGAGCAAGTCTTCCAGGTATAAGAAGAGAAATGTATACCATTGAGCAAGGAGCGAGACCATCCGCTTTGAGTGGTCTTGTTCAAGATGCTTGCCTTCAACGCCTCGGAAGACACAGTAGCCAGGAACTCGGGCAGCTGCACACCACTTGATCCCTATACGTATATCAGCGCACTAGCTCCATCATTATACGGCCGACTAGGGAGACATACCGTGGAGGTTGCTTCCGCAACCGCGCGTTGGGAGGGCTGAGGGGCGGCATATCCGGAGCGGGAGGCGTGTTCGACGTTATTCCGGGGCGCATTAAACAACCGTGTCATTGACGGCCAGAGATCTGAGGTCACGGCCGCAAGACCCTGCCGGAGAGTCAATAGTTAGCGAAGGCAAGTTCAAGCGTGGACAGATAGCAAGGCTTACCGGCTTGGGGAAGGGGACTTGGAAGGCCATGGTTGTCCGAACTAAAGCGGCACTTGGCCGCGACGTTGATGATAGTAACCCTTCGGCGTGatagggagagggtggggcACAGtaacgatgacgatgagatCAATCCTTAATCAAGATACATGCCATCCCCGACCACAACCAGACGACAGATttgagatgaagagaggaaagaagagaggccAAACCAATGACGATGCTTGGCTGGTCGTTGCTCGGCGGCGAAATTCGACTGCCGACCCGGTGCTCTGCCGGCTGCTGTCGCCCCCCGTAGCCAGAATGACTGCCtatatgcctcaggcatgaaACATCGAATTCCACGCCATTCCCCAAACTTCCCCGCCCGCATGGATGCGTTCTAGAAGGCTGCACCACCACAGCTTCCCGGAATTTTCCCGCTGTTGACACGGCCATATATCTGGTATATCTGCGTCATGACTTCTCCAACCGTACTCATGCCATGACGATCATGGCCGCGCACGATCCTCAATCCACTTTCTG harbors:
- a CDS encoding i-AAA protease YME1 (COG:O;~EggNog:ENOG410PFTB;~InterPro:IPR000642,IPR041569,IPR003959,IPR027417, IPR003593,IPR003960,IPR037219,IPR005936;~MEROPS:MER0002197;~PFAM:PF00004,PF01434,PF17862,PF07728;~TransMembrane:1 (i292-311o);~go_component: GO:0016020 - membrane [Evidence IEA];~go_function: GO:0004176 - ATP-dependent peptidase activity [Evidence IEA];~go_function: GO:0004222 - metalloendopeptidase activity [Evidence IEA];~go_function: GO:0005524 - ATP binding [Evidence IEA];~go_function: GO:0016887 - ATPase activity [Evidence IEA];~go_process: GO:0006508 - proteolysis [Evidence IEA]); this translates as MAFQVPFPKPGLAAVTSDLWPSMTRLFNAPRNNVEHASRSGYAAPQPSQRAVAEATSTGSSGVQLPEFLATVSSEALKASILNKTTQSGWSRSLLNGTTMWTSPSLATRHLASPSARSYSTISMSVNRLRHAPQVQVLSRLQQQRFLFGGSSHNLLAQKEKTANNNPSSANAQNAFYQALLRANHPAIVVERYKSGHFATNAATDELYMKALQRVGGVDSAVAVPASGQAVSPERLQAIGQAVATQFHGGQFGSSTHYGSAVKQTGTGNKEDPLHVVVEESTGSAVFRWVKFLFYFAFFAYLSLVMITILVETTGALKNIRGPQNSEAQPQQQTVRFSDVHGCDEAKEELQELVEFLTNPDRFSSLGGKLPKGVLLVGPPGTGKTLLARAVAGEAGVPFFYMSGSEFDEVYVGVGAKRVRELFTQARSKSPAIIFIDELDAIGAKRNERDAAYVKQTLNQLLTELDGFSQSSGVIIIAATNYPQLLDKALTRPGRFDRKVTVGLPDVRGRMDILRHHMKEVQVSMDVDVGVIARGTPGFSGADLENLVNQAAIYASRNKQTKVGPKDFDWAKDKIMMGAEARSRIIQDKDKILTAYHEAGHALVAYFSPSSTPLYKITIVPRGMALGVTHFLPEMDMVSRNYTEYLSDIDVSMGGKAAEELVFGPDKVTSGISADIQQATETAFTLVTRFGYSKKLGNVDLSSNYDSLSSETKQEIESEVRRLVEEGRARASNILTEKREELELLTKALIEYETLTKEEMEKVLRGEKLDKLQSAPAAPLKLPEALQTARLPPTVTSGNSVQE